Sequence from the Streptomyces sp. NBC_00358 genome:
TGTGCCTCGGCGAGCGCGAGGAGGCCGTCGACTGGACCCGCGCCGCCCTCGTGCAGAGCGTCAAGTCCTGGGCGGCCGGCCTGGGCGAGACCTATCTCGAACCCAAGTGGCTCTCCATGCAACTGGACCGGGCCGGCCGGGCGGACGTACGCGACCGCTACTGGGAACTGGAGGCGGCCGCCCTTGGGCCCGCCGACGCCGGCGCGGCACAGGAACACCTCACCGCCTGCCTCGACTTCGCCGAGGACCTCGGACTCACCGGCGTCCCCCGGCAGCCGGAGCGGCTCACCGTCGAACGCCGTGCCGGGGTCACCACCTGGCAGACCGGTGAACGGGTCCACGTCATCCGCGGCCGCCAGGACGTGTTCGCCCTCGGCGACGACGCCGGAGCCGTCTGGCGCTCCCTCGTCCTGGGCAGGCCGCTGCCCCGCGTACTGGCCGACACGGCGGGCAGCGGCGTCACCGACCCCGGCCCGCTGCTCGCCGCCTTCCTGCGCTACGGGCTGGTCCGCCTCGCCTGGAAGGGCGGCGGCACCGTCACCCCCGCACTGCCGCTCGCCGCCCCGCCCGGCCCCGTGACCCCGCCGCCCTCCACCGCACAGCCGCTGCTGTCCGTGCGCGGAGCGGCCGTCGGGGGACCCCGTGCCATCGACCTCATGCCCGTGCCGGCCGACCGCTTCGCCGCCGCCGCCATGGCCCTCGTGTGGTCCAACGTGGTCGTCGAGAACGCCGTCGAGGATCTGACCGGAGCGCTGCGACGCGGTCAGTGGCGGGTCGCCGAACTCACCGCGCGCCGCGCCGTGCACGCCGCGCTCCGCGGACTGGCCAGCGCCCACGGCGTCAACCCGCTGCCCGCCGACTCCGACCTCGTGCGCCGCACGGACCTGCTGCCGGCCGCCACCCGGTCGATCGGGGTGCGCGCCGGGGAACTGCTGCGGCTCGGCGTGCACTCGGCGAAGGAGGGTGACGCCCTGCTGACCGAGCTGCGCCTCTTCATCGTCCTGGTACGCGGCGCCATGGGAGCCGACTCCTTCCCGCTCTCCTTCGACTCCGCCGACACCTGGCGCGCGACCCTGCAACTGGGCCACGACTGGCTGCGCATCGGCGCCCACCTCGGCGCGGAGCTGCCGATCGAGGAGGCCCGCGACCTGCTGACCGGCAACGGGGCCCAGCCCCACCGGTCGCCGTGACGGCACCCGACTCCCGGACGGCACCCACCCGACGTACCGCGCGGAGGAATCACCGATGGCCGAGCCGATGACGTCCGACCCGATGGCATCCGACCCGATGACGGTGCTGGTGACCGGCGCCGGAGGCTTCGTGGGCGCCGAGGTGACCGCCCGGCTCACCGCCGCGGGCCACACCGTGCTGGCACTGCTGCACCGCAACAGCGACCTCGTACGCAACAACGGCAGAAGACTGGCTCCCGGTCCCGGCACCCTCACCCGGATCAATGGTGACATCACCCGCCCCGGCCTCGGACTGGGCGACGACGACCGGCGGCTCGCCGCCACCGCCGACCGCATCGTGCACTGCGCCGCCCTCACCGACTTCGGACTCCCCGAGGACCGGTACGAACGCGTCAACGTCGAGGGCACCCGGCACGTCCTGGACCTCGCCGTGGCAGCCCGCACCCCACTGGTGCACGTCAGCACCGCCTACGTGTGCGGGGAACGCGACGGCATCGCCCGCGAGGACGAACTCGACCTCGGCCAACGCCCCGGCAACGACTACGAGCAGAGCAAACTGGCCGCCGAGAGCCTGGTCCGCAAGGCCGCGGCGGACGGCCTGCCCGTGTGCGTGGTGCGCCCCAGCATCGTCACCGGCGCCACCCGCACCGGCCGTGTCCGCGACTTCAAGACCATCTATCCCGTGCTCCGGGTCCTCACCAGAGGCCTGGTGCGCACCGTGCCCGGCCACTACGACGCCGTCCTCGACCTGGTCCCGGTCGACCGCGTCGCCGACCTGGTCACCGAGGCCACCACCCGTTTCCAGGACGCCGAGGGCCGCACCCTGCACGCCGTCGGCCACGAACTGACCCTGCGGGACATGTCCGACGTCCTCGCCGAGTACCCGTCGTTCCACGTACCGCGGTTCGTCCCCCCGTCCGCGTTCTCCGCCCCGGCCCTGCCCGGCAGGGAACGCCCCTACTACGACCGCGTCGTCTCCCTGTACGCCCCCTACTTCAGGCGCCGCGTCCGCTTCGACGCCACCCACGCAGAGGCCTTCGGCCGCCGCCCGGCCGCCTCCGGCGGACGCCCCTACCTGCGCCGCCTCCTCGACCACTGCCTCGCGAGCGGCTACCTCGGCCCGGCCCCGCGCAGGCAGCCGGCCGCCGCCCGACCCGACGGGAGCACCCACCGATGACCCCCGCCCACCCCGCCGAGCCCTCGTACGGCATACCTGTCTCCCCCCTGCTCACCTGCCAACCCGACAAGCAACGGCTGTACGGCGCCGACACCTACTACCAGGAGAGCCACGGGCAACTCGCCGCCCTCACCGACGACATCACCGGCTTCGCCCACCGCCACGCCACGCTGCTGCTCAAGCCCGACGCCGTCGTGACCCGGGCACTCGACGCGGCCGTGGACTGGCTGACCGGGCGGGGCTTCAGGATCGTCGGCGCGGAGATCACCCGGCTGACCCGCACGATGATCCGTTCCCTGTGGTACTTCCAGTGGAATCTCGCCACCCCGTACCGCAGGCGGCTGGCCGCGCTCTTCCTGGAGGACGCCGACGCCCTCGTCCTGCTCGTCCGCCCCCTGCACGACCTGGACGTGCCCGCGTCGGTCGAGCTCACCCGGCTCAAAGGCCCTACGGACCCGGGCGCCCGCCGCCCCGGCCAACTGCGTCATCTCCTCGGCCGCTACAGCTACTTGCTGAACCTGGCGCACACGCCCGACGAACCCGCCGACGTGCTGCGCGAGTTGGCCGTCCACTTCGACGACACCACGCGCGACCGGCTGTTCCGCTCCGCCCTCGCCGACGAGGACCGCACCGCGCACGCCCGGGAACTGACCGGCCTGCTGTACGCCGCGAGCAAGCCCCGGGACCTCGAATTCGACCCCGCCGTCGCCCGGTTGCGCGACGCCGTGTCCCGGCACGGGGGCGCCGACCCGGCCGCCGGCCCGCGAACCCTGCTGGAGACCGCCTGGGAGCGGGGGACCGACCTCGACCCGTG
This genomic interval carries:
- a CDS encoding nucleoside-diphosphate kinase, with the translated sequence MTPAHPAEPSYGIPVSPLLTCQPDKQRLYGADTYYQESHGQLAALTDDITGFAHRHATLLLKPDAVVTRALDAAVDWLTGRGFRIVGAEITRLTRTMIRSLWYFQWNLATPYRRRLAALFLEDADALVLLVRPLHDLDVPASVELTRLKGPTDPGARRPGQLRHLLGRYSYLLNLAHTPDEPADVLRELAVHFDDTTRDRLFRSALADEDRTAHARELTGLLYAASKPRDLEFDPAVARLRDAVSRHGGADPAAGPRTLLETAWERGTDLDPWDTVIVGSTVLPMRQPGRAPVLDSADADTWRRHLETVRATPS
- a CDS encoding SDR family oxidoreductase, which encodes MAEPMTSDPMASDPMTVLVTGAGGFVGAEVTARLTAAGHTVLALLHRNSDLVRNNGRRLAPGPGTLTRINGDITRPGLGLGDDDRRLAATADRIVHCAALTDFGLPEDRYERVNVEGTRHVLDLAVAARTPLVHVSTAYVCGERDGIAREDELDLGQRPGNDYEQSKLAAESLVRKAAADGLPVCVVRPSIVTGATRTGRVRDFKTIYPVLRVLTRGLVRTVPGHYDAVLDLVPVDRVADLVTEATTRFQDAEGRTLHAVGHELTLRDMSDVLAEYPSFHVPRFVPPSAFSAPALPGRERPYYDRVVSLYAPYFRRRVRFDATHAEAFGRRPAASGGRPYLRRLLDHCLASGYLGPAPRRQPAAARPDGSTHR
- a CDS encoding nucleotidyltransferase domain-containing protein; this encodes MILTEDRLQDLLDKSLSELPPGTDWAVTLEGSIAEGFGNPSSDIDFLLVGRCDDDLPTMPSLLFVDGRRVEIRTRTVRQLTDQFQAVEEGAERPGRLSEDLLNRCQRVLHSHPLRGHALIEEVKATLPVERFRRITADWWAHRARQSLRHATALLCLGEREEAVDWTRAALVQSVKSWAAGLGETYLEPKWLSMQLDRAGRADVRDRYWELEAAALGPADAGAAQEHLTACLDFAEDLGLTGVPRQPERLTVERRAGVTTWQTGERVHVIRGRQDVFALGDDAGAVWRSLVLGRPLPRVLADTAGSGVTDPGPLLAAFLRYGLVRLAWKGGGTVTPALPLAAPPGPVTPPPSTAQPLLSVRGAAVGGPRAIDLMPVPADRFAAAAMALVWSNVVVENAVEDLTGALRRGQWRVAELTARRAVHAALRGLASAHGVNPLPADSDLVRRTDLLPAATRSIGVRAGELLRLGVHSAKEGDALLTELRLFIVLVRGAMGADSFPLSFDSADTWRATLQLGHDWLRIGAHLGAELPIEEARDLLTGNGAQPHRSP